One region of Culex pipiens pallens isolate TS chromosome 2, TS_CPP_V2, whole genome shotgun sequence genomic DNA includes:
- the LOC120420555 gene encoding uncharacterized protein LOC120420555 has protein sequence MDARLKEIKCMFCRKADKHDHGWEECSKCGAWAHTKCASVDEESEEEWICPKCADSDILLKVPGKVTKKSGANSDSGTVPGAGSSAVPTEEELAEEQRVEREAFAKQMELRKKRLAEKLAWSEQRMKEEAEMQALEMKTQREIEKKQLAHDQKLLERQLAAEKEFLKKKATVKKQIEASKAKVNALKAEESSKKKVTDWLKSGEKPGSGKTPKPKPEVTPESSSDSHDSESDGEKSVSGKGSVKPTSKKNGGSVYSAARITREQMAARKVLGHALPKFRGEPEVWPLFISCFEQTTAACGFTNLENLSRLVEALEGEALENVRGSLVFPSAVPDIIQDLRDMFGRPEKLLKALLAKVKQAPAPRADRLGTFISFGMVVKQLCDHLEAANLHDHLNNPMIVQELVEKLPPSYQMDWVRFKRGRKESPLRRFTNFMKEIVNDAAEVAEFSSLNLSDQSKMGSGRAHNKEFVHVHGSEQKRVEAARAEKPSKPCWICKRTDHFMRSCEQFKRMNVAQRLREVGKLNLCHRCLNKHGSSPCNSRVRCTVPNCVGNHHPLLHRAEESVQLQKAESTGRSVIFRMMPVTLYAGKRQFDTVAFLDEGSSATLMDDAVAKQLKAEGVSEPLIVTWTGNINRIEDGSRKVDLMLSARGSTEKFPLMNTRTVGKLLLPEQNVNYGEVVKKYSHLSGVPLQDLPSGVPTILIGLDNLHLFAPLESRVGKSCEPIAVRSKVGWTVYGAEKRRASTHAFLNLHSVAPVTNQQLHDMLKEQYMIDDQAPSAFPIPEPVEETRAREILLTTTKRVGERFETGLLWREDERKFPDSYPMAVRRMKALDRKLEKNPELRENVCQQIEDYQTKGYAHKITDAELSETPNEAAWYLPLNVVVNPRKKKVRLVWDAAATVNGTSLNTELLKGPDMLVPLLRVINHFRERPIAIGGDIQEMYHQIRIRPEDKQAQRFLFRTSATEKPEIYVMDVATFGATSSPCSAQFVKNLNADQCAEKFPEAAAAIIKRHYVDDYYDSVDTVEQAVQRAKEVKEVHSRGGFNIRNWVSNSATVLKALGEKSVDFTVDFNRDKGPEYERVLGIVWDPAEDVFSFTTMTKSEYAKVLSGETRPTKRIVLSIVMSQFDPAGFLGPVTIRGKMLIQDLWRTGCQWDEFIDELSFKMWLRWTSILLDAQTFRLPRSYFGNARSDEIKEIQLHIFADAGEKAYGCVGYFRAIVRSEVECAFVMSRSKVAPLQLTAVPRLELNGSGLAARMSQTIHENHNFTITKTFFWIDSAVVLSWIRSDQRRYKQYVGFRIGEILSLTNIDDWNFVSTRVNIADILTKWSTDLDLSPSSPWVRCPRFVYDDQKDWPKKALPPPNTTVELRIHLLLHDVQVVESLVDVSRFSRWTVLVRTMATVCRFVSNLKRKVKGLPVEKLQATRNQEKLLGSPAGSSVRVPLQQNEYERAEQYLMRMAQTEDYIDEMKVLTRNKNRPTNQWIALEKSSPLYQLTPLVDENGLIRMEGRLEQAEFLPFDMRFPVILPKNNRITELIVQDYHERCGHGYRQSVKNKLRQLYYIPKVDAVVRRIESACVWCEAHRKRPTIPRMASLPVQRLTPYLRPFSYVGVDYLGPFDVSVGRRSEKRWIALFTCMATRAVHLEVAHGLTTQSCLMAIHRFIGRRGWPSEFLSDNGTNFQGASKELTKDVRDISEHCADQLTNARTKWSFNPPLAPHMGGVWERLVRSVKEALTALDDGRRLTDEILQTAIVEAEDMINSRPLTYVSQQSDEAEAITPNHFLRGASPNQPGGALPSPNPAVALRDTYQRSQQLASVMWERWINEYLPTLNRRTKWFGETRPLESGDLVYIVEGNNRKSWIRGIVEEPIVGKDGRVRQAWVRTNSGRYKRAVAKLAVLEVREGNPQPEADSRTGLRAGECSDNTATKST, from the coding sequence ATGGATGCTCGATTGAAGGAGATTAAGTGCATGTTCTGCAGAAAGGCAGACAAGCACGACCATGGTTGGGAGGAGTGCTCGAAGTGTGGTGCGTGGGCTCACACGAAGTGCGCGAGTGTGGATGAAGAGTCGGAAGAAGAATGGATCTGTCCGAAGTGTGCTGATTCCGACATTCTGCTGAAAGTTCCGGGTAAGGTGACGAAGAAGTCCGGCGCCAATAGCGACTCGGGAACCGTCCCAGGCGCGGGTTCCAGTGCAGTCCCAACTGAAGAGGAGTTGGCTGAGGAACAGCGGGTCGAGCGGGAGGCTTTCGCGAAGCAGATGGAGCTGCGCAAGAAGCGTCTGGCGGAAAAGCTGGCCTGGAGCGAGCAGAGAATGAAGGAGGAGGCGGAGATGCAGGCGCTGGAGATGAAGACTCAGCGCGAGATCGAGAAGAAGCAGCTGGCGCACGACCAGAAGCTGCTGGAGCGTCAGTTGGCTGCGGAGAAGGAGTTTTTGAAGAAGAAGGCGACGGTGAAGAAGCAGATTGAAGCCAGCAAGGCCAAGGTTAACGCGCTGAAGGCCGAAGAATCCTCGAAGAAGAAGGTGACTGACTGGCTGAAGAGCGGCGAGAAGCCTGGAAGCGGAAAGACGCCGAAACCGAAGCCGGAAGTCACCCCAGAGAGTAGCAGCGATAGTCACGATAGTGAGTCGGACGGGGAAAAGAGCGTTTCCGGAAAAGGAAGCGTTAAGCCTACCTCGAAGAAGAATGGCGGGTCGGTTTACAGTGCCGCGCGTATCACGCGAGAGCAAATGGCTGCTCGGAAGGTGCTGGGGCATGCTCTGCCGAAGTTCAGGGGCGAACCCGAAGTCTGGCCGCTGTTCATAAGCTGTTTTGAACAAACTACGGCTGCGTGTGGCTTCACCAACCTCGAAAATCTCTCGCGACTGGTTGAAGCACTAGAAGGCGAAGCATTGGAGAACGTGAGGGGCAGTCTGGTTTTCCCGAGTGCAGTGCCGGACATAATCCAGGATCTCCGGGACATGTTCGGGAGACCTGAGAAGCTGCTGAAAGCGCTGTTGGCGAAGGTGAAGCAGGCGCCGGCGCCGCGAGCTGATCGTCTGGGGACTTTCATAAGCTTTGGGATGGTGGTTAAGCAGCTGTGCGACCACCTCGAGGCGGCAAATCTGCACGACCACCTGAACAATCCGATGATTGTGCAGGAACTGGTCGAGAAGCTGCCACCGAGCTACCAGATGGACTGGGTCAGGTTCAAACGGGGCAGGAAGGAAAGTCCGCTTCGCAGGTTCACCAATTTCATGAAGGAGATCGTGAACGATGCTGCAGAGGTGGCGGAGTTCTCGTCGCTGAACTTAAGCGACCAGAGCAAGATGGGAAGCGGAAGGGCGCACAACAAAGAGTTCGTACACGTCCACGGATCGGAGCAGAAGAGGGTCGAAGCAGCGCGCGCAGAAAAGCCCAGCAAACCATGCTGGATCTGCAAGCGGACGGATCACTTTATGCGTTCCTGTGAGCAGTTCAAGCGAATGAACGTAGCGCAACGTTTGAGAGAAGTTGGCAAGCTGAATCTGTGCCACCGGTGCCTGAACAAGCATGGATCCAGTCCGTGCAACTCGAGGGTCAGGTGCACGGTCCCTAACTGTGTTGGGAACCATCATCCTCTCTTGCACCGCGCGGAAGAGTCGGTGCAGCTGCAAAAGGCGGAGAGCACGGGTCGTTCAGTGATCTTCCGCATGATGCCCGTGACGTTGTACGCAGGGAAAAGGCAGTTCGACACGGTAGCTTTTCTGGACGAAGGATCGTCGGCGACGCTGATGGACGACGCGGTGGCCAAGCAGTTGAAGGCGGAGGGTGTTTCGGAGCCGCTGATCGTCACCTGGACCGGAAATATCAACCGGATTGAGGACGGCTCGCGCAAGGTGGACTTGATGCTGTCAGCCAGGGGCTCGACGGAGAAGTTTCCGCTGATGAACACGCGAACCGTGGGGAAGTTGCTACTTCCGGAGCAGAACGTGAACTACGGAGAGGTAGTTAAGAAGTATTCGCACTTGTCCGGTGTGCCGCTGCAAGATCTCCCGTCAGGTGTTCCAACGATACTGATCGGTCTGGACAACCTTCACCTTTTCGCGCCGTTGGAGTCGAGGGTCGGCAAGTCCTGTGAGCCGATAGCCGTACGATCAAAGGTCGGGTGGACGGTGTACGGTGCGGAGAAGCGAAGAGCGAGCACGCACGCCTTCCTGAATCTACACTCGGTCGCGCCAGTGACCAACCAGCAGCTACATGACATGCTGAAGGAGCAGTACATGATCGATGACCAGGCGCCATCTGCGTTTCCGATTCCCGAACCAGTGGAAGAGACGCGAGCGCGAGAGATCCTGCTAACGACGACGAAGCGAGTAGGTGAACGCTTCGAGACCGGCTTGCTGTGGCGTGAGGACGAAAGAAAATTTCCTGACAGCTACCCGATGGCCGTTCGGCGGATGAAAGCGCTCGACAGAAAGTTGGAGAAGAATCCGGAGCTGAGGGAAAACGTTTGCCAGCAGATCGAGGACTATCAAACCAAGGGGTACGCGCACAAGATCACCGATGCAGAGCTGTCGGAGACGCCAAACGAGGCCGCGTGGTATCTACCGTTAAACGTTGTGGTGAATCCTCGCAAGAAGAAAGTGCGCTTGGTCTGGGACGCTGCGGCGACGGTCAACGGCACATCCCTGAACACAGAGTTGCTGAAGGGTCCGGACATGCTGGTTCCGTTGCTCCGCGTGATCAACCACTTCCGAGAGCGGCCGATCGCCATTGGAGGCGACATCCAGGAGATGTACCACCAGATACGGATCAGGCCGGAGGACAAGCAGGCGCAGCGCTTCTTATTCCGGACGAGTGCGACCGAGAAACCGGAAATCTACGTTATGGACGTGGCCACTTTCGGTGCGACGTCGTCGCCGTGCTCGGCGCAGTTCGTCAAGAACTTGAACGCAGATCAGTGCGCAGAGAAGTTTCCGGAAGCCGCAGCAGCGATCATAAAGCGTCACTACGTGGACGACTACTACGACAGCGTAGACACCGTGGAACAGGCAGTTCAGCGAGCCAAGGAGGTGAAGGAGGTACACTCGCGGGGTGGATTCAACATCAGGAACTGGGTGTCCAACTCCGCCACGGTCCTGAAAGCGTTGGGAGAGAAAAGCGTCGACTTCACGGTCGATTTCAACCGGGACAAGGGACCGGAGTACGAACGCGTGCTGGGAATCGTCTGGGATCCTGCTGAGGACGTTTTCAGCTTCACAACGATGACGAAGTCGGAGTACGCGAAGGTCCTGAGCGGGGAAACGCGTCCAACGAAGCGAATCGTGCTCAGCATAGTGATGTCGCAGTTCGATCCGGCCGGATTTCTTGGACCAGTGACGATTCGAGGAAAGATGCTGATCCAGGACCTGTGGCGCACGGGATGCCAATGGGACGAGTTCATTGACGAGCTTTCTTTCAAGATGTGGCTGCGTTGGACGAGTATATTGTTGGATGCTCAGACGTTTAGGCTGCCCCGTAGCTACTTCGGGAACGCGCGATCGGATGAGATCAAAGAAATCCAGCTGCACATCTTCGCAGATGCTGGAGAGAAGGCGTACGGTTGCGTTGGATATTTTCGCGCGATAGTGCGCAGTGAGGTGGAGTGCGCCTTCGTTATGAGTCGCTCGAAGGTGGCACCGCTGCAGTTGACCGCCGTTCCGCGCTTGGAGTTGAACGGATCAGGCCTAGCCGCCCGGATGTCGCAGACAATTCACGAGAACCACAACTTCACAATCACCAAAACGTTCTTCTGGATCGACTCGGCGGTTGTGCTGTCATGGATCCGGTCCGATCAGCGCCGATACAAGCAGTACGTCGGGTTTCGGATTGGAGAGATCCTCAGTCTGACGAACATCGACGACTGGAACTTTGTGTCGACCCGGGTCAACATCGCAGACATCCTCACGAAGTGGAGCACCGACCTCGACTTGAGCCCGAGCAGTCCCTGGGTACGCTGTCCCAGATTCGTGTACGACGATCAGAAGGACTGGCCGAAGAAAGCGCTTCCACCTCCGAACACAACTGTTGAGCTGCGGATTCATTTGCTCTTGCACGACGTGCAAGTCGTGGAGTCACTCGTGGATGTCAGCCGGTTCTCGAGATGGACTGTCCTAGTCAGAACGATGGCAACTGTTTGTCGGTTCGTGTCAAATCTCAAGCGCAAGGTGAAAGGACTGCCGGTGGAGAAGCTCCAAGCGACCAGGAACCAGGAGAAGCTCTTAGGGTCGCCGGCGGGTTCGTCAGTACGAGTTCCACTGCAACAGAACGAGTATGAACGAGCGGAGCAGTACCTGATGAGGATGGCACAAACGGAAGACTACATTGACGAGATGAAGGTGCTCACGAGAAACAAAAATCGCCCGACAAACCAGTGGATCGCGCTGGAGAAGTCGAGCCCCCTGTACCAGCTCACACCGTTGGTCGACGAGAACGGACTGATCCGGATGGAAGGACGGCTGGAGCAAGCCGAGTTTCTCCCATTCGACATGCGCTTCCCGGTGATACTGCCAAAGAACAATCGAATTACCGAGCTGATTGTGCAAGATTACCACGAGCGGTGCGGACACGGATATCGGCAGTCGGTCAAGAACAAGCTGAGGCAACTGTACTACATCCCGAAGGTAGACGCGGTTGTTCGGCGAATCGAGTCGGCGTGTGTGTGGTGCGAGGCTCACCGCAAACGTCCGACAATCCCCAGGATGGCATCGCTCCCGGTCCAACGTCTCACGCCGTACCTTCGTCCGTTCAGCTACGTCGGCGTCGACTATTTGGGACCGTTCGATGTGAGCGTCGGACGCCGCTCGGAGAAGCGGTGGATTGCACTATTCACCTGTATGGCAACGCGCGCAGTGCATCTTGAAGTGGCGCACGGACTCACAACCCAGTCGTGCTTGATGGCGATTCACCGATTTATCGGCCGGCGAGGCTGGCCCAGTGAGTTTCTTTCAGATAACGGGACCAACTTCCAAGGGGCGAGCAAGGAGCTGACGAAGGACGTCCGAGACATCAGCGAACACTGCGCGGACCAGCTGACCAACGCACGGACGAAGTGGTCGTTCAACCCTCCTCTGGCACCACACATGGGCGGTGTCTGGGAGCGACTAGTACGATCGGTCAAGGAGGCGCTCACGGCGCTGGACGACGGTCGGCGGCTCACGGACGAGATCCTGCAGACGGCCATCGTTGAAGCGGAGGACATGATCAACTCCCGTCCGCTTACGTACGTGTCGCAGCAGTCGGACGAAGCCGAGGCGATCACCCCTAACCACTTCCTGCGAGGCGCCTCACCAAACCAACCGGGCGGGGCTCTTCCGTCGCCAAATCCGGCGGTGGCACTACGAGACACGTACCAACGATCCCAGCAGCTGGCCAGCGTGATGTGGGAACGGTGGATCAACGAGTACCTGCCAACGCTGAATCGGCGGACCAAGTGGTTCGGCGAAACGAGGCCGCTGGAGAGCGGAGATCTGGTCTACATCGTCGAAGGCAACAACCGGAAAAGCTGGATTCGGGGCATCGTGGAGGAACCGATCGTGGGCAAGGACGGCCGAGTACGCCAGGCGTGGGTGCGCACCAACAGCGGCAGGTACAAGCGAGCGGTGGCGAAGCTGGCAGTGTTGGAGGTACGAGAAGGTAACCCTCAACCGGAAGCGGACTCCCGGACCGGGTTACGGGCCGGGGAATGTTCCGACAACACTGCCACCAAGTCGACATAG